The following coding sequences are from one Phycisphaerales bacterium window:
- a CDS encoding homogentisate 1,2-dioxygenase, producing MPYYTQLGEIPAKRHIQFRQPSGELYSEEVFGTEGFVGPTSIMYHIHAPTQVTGWKLLYSTATEFVETDVMRMRHIQSQGMKPAGDPVTGRMVLLGNADVEMSICLPAETMDYHYKNGSGDELLFIHHGSGTLYTSMGTLKFGPKDYVVIPKGVIYRMTFDAKASPDDPDPRFLCFETMNTSHILPPARYMSKKTSQFLGHAPYCERDLRTPTLPLTYDEAGEFEVRIKARDRVHSYIYDYHPLDIVGWDGCYYPYCFNIDEFSPIVGKHHMPPPTHQTFEGHNFVICSFCPRTLDFHPLAIPVPYNHSNLDSDEVLYYVEGNYKARKGISSGSFSLHPQGIPHGPHPGTVEKSLGATWTDELAVMCDTFRPLFPTKAALGLDDPNYPASWAAWKPENKDHDSTTTDTWS from the coding sequence ATGCCCTACTACACCCAGCTCGGCGAGATTCCAGCAAAACGGCACATACAGTTTCGCCAGCCATCCGGCGAGCTCTATAGCGAAGAGGTGTTCGGCACCGAAGGCTTTGTTGGCCCAACTTCGATCATGTATCACATCCATGCGCCCACTCAGGTAACTGGCTGGAAGCTGCTTTATTCCACTGCAACTGAGTTTGTGGAAACCGATGTCATGCGCATGCGTCATATTCAGTCACAGGGAATGAAACCGGCTGGCGATCCGGTAACAGGCCGCATGGTCCTGCTTGGCAATGCTGATGTAGAAATGAGTATCTGCTTGCCTGCGGAAACAATGGATTATCACTATAAGAATGGCTCTGGAGATGAACTACTCTTTATCCACCATGGCTCAGGAACACTCTATACAAGCATGGGCACACTCAAGTTTGGGCCCAAGGACTATGTCGTCATTCCAAAGGGCGTGATCTACCGAATGACCTTTGATGCGAAAGCAAGTCCAGATGATCCAGACCCGCGATTCCTTTGTTTCGAGACCATGAATACATCGCACATCTTGCCGCCAGCGCGATACATGTCAAAGAAGACAAGCCAGTTCCTAGGGCATGCACCCTACTGCGAACGTGATCTTCGAACTCCAACGTTGCCGTTGACCTATGACGAAGCGGGTGAATTTGAAGTGCGCATTAAGGCTCGAGACCGTGTCCACAGTTATATCTACGACTACCATCCGCTCGACATTGTTGGATGGGATGGATGCTACTACCCATATTGCTTCAATATTGATGAGTTTTCTCCCATCGTTGGCAAACATCATATGCCGCCACCAACACATCAGACCTTTGAAGGTCACAACTTTGTAATCTGCTCGTTCTGCCCCCGTACACTTGACTTCCACCCACTGGCAATTCCAGTGCCCTACAACCACAGCAATCTCGATTCCGATGAAGTGCTTTATTATGTAGAAGGAAACTACAAAGCTCGAAAAGGAATTTCTTCAGGCTCCTTCAGCCTCCATCCTCAAGGTATTCCGCATGGCCCTCATCCCGGCACGGTTGAAAAAAGCCTTGGTGCGACATGGACTGATGAACTGGCCGTGATGTGCGACACATTCCGACCTCTTTTTCCAACCAAGGCAGCGCTCGGCTTAGACGACCCCAACTACC